From the Thermococcus sp. 18S1 genome, one window contains:
- the thsB gene encoding thermosome subunit beta, with the protein MAQLAGQPVVILPEGTQRYVGRDAQRLNILAARIIAETVRTTLGPKGMDKMLVDSLGDIVITNDGATILDEMDIQHPAAKMMVEVAKTQDKEAGDGTTTAVVIAGELLRKAEELLDQNIHPSIIIKGYALAAEKAQEILDNMAREIDVEDAEILKKAAVTSITGKAAEEEREYLAEIAVDAVRQVAEKVDGTYKVDLDNIKFEKKEGGSVRDTRLVRGVVIDKEVVHPGMPKRVEGAKIALINEALEVKETETDAEIRITSPEQLQAFLEQEEKMLREMVDKIKEVGANVVFVQKGIDDLAQHYLAKYGILAVRRVKKSDMEKLAKATGAKIVTNVRDLTSEDLGEAELVEQRKVAGENMIFVEGCKNPKAVTILIRGGTEHVVDEVERALEDAVKVVKDIVEDGKILAAGGAPEIELAIKLDEFAKEVGGKEQLAIEAFAEALKVIPRTLAENAGLDPVEILVKVIAAHKEKGATIGVDVFEGEPADMMERGVIAPLRVTKQAIKSASEAAIMILRIDDVIAASKLEKDKGGEGGDFGGDLD; encoded by the coding sequence ATGGCCCAGCTCGCTGGACAGCCGGTTGTTATTCTGCCTGAGGGAACTCAGAGGTACGTTGGTAGGGATGCTCAGAGGCTCAACATTCTCGCCGCGAGGATCATAGCCGAGACCGTCAGGACCACTCTCGGTCCGAAGGGTATGGACAAAATGCTCGTTGACAGCCTCGGAGACATCGTCATCACCAACGACGGTGCCACCATCCTCGACGAGATGGACATCCAGCACCCGGCTGCGAAGATGATGGTTGAGGTTGCGAAGACCCAGGACAAGGAGGCTGGCGATGGAACCACCACTGCCGTCGTCATCGCTGGTGAGCTTCTCAGGAAGGCTGAGGAGCTTCTCGACCAGAACATTCACCCGAGCATAATCATAAAGGGTTACGCCCTGGCCGCCGAGAAGGCCCAGGAGATACTCGACAACATGGCCAGGGAGATCGACGTTGAGGACGCCGAGATCCTCAAGAAGGCCGCGGTCACCTCCATCACCGGTAAGGCCGCCGAGGAGGAGCGCGAGTACCTCGCCGAGATAGCCGTTGACGCCGTCAGGCAGGTCGCCGAGAAGGTCGACGGCACCTACAAGGTCGACCTCGACAACATCAAGTTCGAGAAGAAGGAGGGCGGCAGCGTCAGGGACACCAGGCTCGTTCGCGGTGTCGTCATCGACAAGGAAGTTGTCCACCCGGGAATGCCGAAGAGGGTTGAGGGTGCCAAGATCGCCCTCATCAACGAGGCCCTCGAGGTCAAGGAGACCGAGACCGACGCCGAGATCAGGATCACCAGCCCGGAGCAGCTCCAGGCCTTCCTCGAGCAGGAGGAGAAGATGCTCCGCGAGATGGTCGACAAGATCAAGGAGGTCGGCGCCAACGTCGTCTTCGTTCAGAAGGGTATCGATGACCTTGCCCAGCACTACCTGGCCAAGTACGGCATCCTCGCCGTCAGGCGCGTCAAGAAGAGCGACATGGAGAAGCTCGCCAAGGCCACCGGCGCCAAGATCGTCACCAACGTCCGCGACCTCACCAGCGAGGACCTCGGTGAGGCCGAGCTCGTCGAGCAGAGGAAGGTCGCCGGCGAGAACATGATCTTCGTCGAGGGCTGCAAGAACCCGAAGGCCGTCACCATACTCATCCGCGGCGGTACCGAGCACGTCGTTGACGAGGTCGAGAGGGCCCTCGAGGACGCCGTCAAGGTCGTCAAGGACATCGTCGAGGACGGCAAGATACTCGCCGCCGGCGGTGCCCCGGAGATCGAGCTCGCCATCAAGCTCGATGAGTTCGCCAAGGAGGTCGGCGGCAAGGAGCAGCTCGCCATCGAGGCCTTCGCTGAGGCCCTCAAGGTCATCCCGAGGACCCTCGCTGAGAACGCCGGTCTCGACCCGGTCGAGATCCTCGTGAAGGTCATCGCCGCCCACAAGGAGAAGGGCGCCACCATCGGCGTTGACGTCTTCGAGGGCGAGCCGGCCGACATGATGGAGCGCGGCGTCATCGCTCCGCTCAGGGTCACCAAGCAGGCCATCAAGAGCGCCAGCGAGGCGGCAATAATGATCCTCAGGATCGACGACGTTATCGCCGCCAGCAAGCTCGAGAAGGACAAGGGCGGCGAGGGCGGCGACTTCGGAGGCGACCTCGACTGA
- a CDS encoding tetratricopeptide repeat protein, producing MGDIKAEWENALTAKDCERLLELFDDYIDSIEDEETLRKELERLKDVAEECEDPYDLAHEIGHVYAHLDDAEAGIELYRRVAERKKDDPEEYATALYYLADAYEHFGMPEKAIETYEELLKLEEEVLKNEREIALTLANLAVNYDELGETEKAIELMERAREIFERLSDEKNHMISRLDLAHFRYELGDYDAAEALIGEVLRNPREDEIEINARLVEAEILAGREEYDKAFRAIRDALVKAINVSDEIFGLVFDTLMDFIEGLFNEGSYGVVAENMESFAELFEDDTAYFFRAIAELARWKGGEDGAKERFDGLYSRVENEELRSVLDEWKRPKLSLGLGL from the coding sequence ATGGGCGACATAAAGGCCGAATGGGAGAACGCCCTCACCGCGAAGGACTGTGAGAGGCTCCTGGAGCTCTTTGACGATTACATAGACTCCATAGAGGACGAGGAGACCCTCAGAAAGGAGCTCGAGAGGCTCAAGGATGTCGCAGAGGAGTGCGAGGATCCATACGACCTGGCCCACGAGATAGGCCACGTCTACGCGCACCTCGACGACGCCGAGGCAGGAATCGAGCTCTACAGGAGGGTGGCCGAGAGGAAGAAGGATGACCCTGAGGAGTACGCCACCGCGCTCTACTACCTGGCGGACGCCTACGAGCACTTCGGCATGCCGGAGAAGGCGATAGAGACCTACGAGGAGCTCCTCAAACTCGAGGAGGAGGTTCTGAAGAACGAGCGGGAGATAGCGCTCACGCTGGCTAACCTGGCTGTGAACTACGACGAGCTCGGCGAGACCGAGAAGGCCATCGAGCTCATGGAGCGCGCCAGAGAAATTTTTGAGAGGCTCAGCGACGAAAAGAACCACATGATAAGCCGCCTCGACCTTGCGCACTTCAGGTACGAGCTCGGGGACTACGACGCGGCGGAGGCGCTGATAGGCGAGGTTCTCCGGAACCCGAGGGAGGACGAGATTGAGATAAACGCCAGGCTGGTCGAGGCTGAGATATTAGCCGGAAGGGAGGAGTACGACAAGGCTTTCAGGGCCATACGGGACGCCCTCGTAAAGGCCATAAACGTGAGCGACGAGATTTTTGGCCTCGTCTTCGACACGCTGATGGACTTCATCGAGGGGCTCTTCAACGAGGGCTCCTACGGCGTTGTAGCGGAGAACATGGAGTCCTTTGCGGAGCTCTTCGAGGACGACACCGCTTACTTCTTCAGGGCCATCGCCGAGCTTGCCCGCTGGAAGGGCGGGGAGGACGGTGCGAAGGAGCGCTTTGACGGGCTCTACTCCAGGGTGGAGAACGAGGAGCTCCGCTCGGTTCTGGACGAGTGGAAGAGGCCGAAGCTGAGTCTGGGTCTGGGGCTTTGA
- a CDS encoding ABC transporter ATP-binding protein: protein MPSIEVRGLSKRYGSKKALSDVSFTVEEGEIVGIIGPNGAGKTTLIRILSCLLKPDSGEVRIFGRRPCEAKDLFALLPQDVRAHFYTLTPRDYVYHYLRMRGLGRDEARRTADDAMELFGIDYADEAMSTLSGGMVRRALLAMVLSAHARLYFLDEPTVGLDVENRLILWEILRKKAEESTIVLTSHYLNEISSVCDRVLLLKDGKIKAFGRPERVARDYLRGLHSKIVAFEDVELEGFLLKKAGRRVYIYTRSRGEEKEIMEALESAGIPFRRESLTIEDVFIAGGLDDGAD from the coding sequence ATGCCCTCCATTGAAGTGAGAGGCCTCTCCAAACGGTACGGCTCAAAAAAGGCCCTCAGCGACGTCTCCTTCACCGTGGAAGAGGGCGAGATAGTCGGGATAATCGGGCCGAACGGTGCCGGAAAGACGACGCTGATAAGGATTCTGAGCTGTCTTCTGAAGCCCGACTCCGGTGAAGTCAGGATTTTTGGAAGGAGGCCCTGTGAGGCAAAGGACCTTTTCGCGCTCCTCCCCCAGGACGTCAGGGCGCACTTCTACACGCTCACCCCGAGGGACTACGTCTACCACTACCTCCGGATGAGGGGACTTGGGAGGGACGAAGCCAGAAGGACTGCGGACGATGCCATGGAACTCTTTGGAATAGACTACGCGGACGAAGCCATGTCCACCCTTTCAGGGGGCATGGTCAGAAGGGCCCTCCTGGCCATGGTTCTCTCGGCCCATGCCAGACTCTACTTCCTCGACGAGCCCACCGTTGGCCTGGACGTCGAGAACAGGCTCATCCTGTGGGAGATTCTCCGGAAAAAGGCCGAGGAATCAACGATAGTCCTCACCAGCCACTACCTTAACGAGATATCGAGCGTCTGCGACCGCGTTCTCCTCCTGAAGGACGGGAAGATAAAGGCCTTCGGAAGGCCCGAGAGGGTCGCGAGGGACTACCTGAGAGGTCTTCATTCGAAGATAGTAGCCTTTGAAGACGTTGAGCTTGAGGGCTTTCTCCTGAAAAAGGCCGGGAGAAGGGTCTACATCTACACCCGCTCCAGGGGTGAAGAGAAGGAGATAATGGAAGCCCTCGA
- a CDS encoding zinc finger domain-containing protein: MEAKFEIPVCTSCGKEITPREHATHFVCPNCGEEIIWRCESCRVLSVPYKCPKCGWEGP; encoded by the coding sequence GTGGAAGCCAAGTTCGAGATACCCGTATGCACATCATGCGGAAAGGAGATAACCCCTAGGGAGCACGCCACTCACTTCGTCTGCCCGAACTGCGGCGAGGAGATAATCTGGCGCTGCGAAAGCTGCAGGGTCCTCTCAGTCCCCTACAAGTGCCCGAAGTGCGGCTGGGAGGGGCCGTGA
- a CDS encoding nucleotidyl transferase AbiEii/AbiGii toxin family protein: MDEEMLRYLAAKTGLGLNYIAKEERISFLLSQLWEIFGEKAILKGGTALNRVYLAKIGAARFSEDIDIDYFNGDVGIAAEEIKEGMRLVEGFDVKGPRVLHRTFRFDCYYRNPLGNRDRVKVEFYLSRPPYIEAGVELVKSPFVGEYPTMFRVYSFEDLLAKKLTALYNRTEGKDIYDSFHALNMEFNKKRLEDALKLTLRFYHIDNEDFLRSLIEKLEYAKENARYIGNSTNHFIPKSLRPNWEEMIGSLKLRIEELGRTISL; this comes from the coding sequence CTGGGCTGGGCCTGAACTACATCGCCAAGGAGGAGCGCATTTCTTTCCTTCTGAGCCAGCTGTGGGAAATCTTCGGCGAGAAAGCGATACTTAAGGGCGGCACTGCCCTCAACAGGGTTTACCTCGCAAAGATTGGAGCGGCGAGGTTTTCTGAGGATATAGACATTGACTATTTCAACGGCGACGTTGGCATTGCGGCAGAGGAGATAAAAGAGGGCATGAGGCTCGTCGAGGGATTTGACGTTAAGGGGCCGAGGGTTCTGCACAGGACTTTTCGATTCGATTGCTATTACAGGAACCCCCTCGGGAACCGGGATAGGGTTAAAGTTGAGTTCTACCTCAGCAGGCCGCCTTACATTGAGGCCGGAGTTGAGCTGGTTAAATCCCCATTTGTGGGGGAGTATCCAACCATGTTCAGGGTATACTCCTTTGAAGACCTGCTCGCCAAGAAACTCACTGCCCTATACAACCGCACTGAAGGCAAGGACATCTACGATTCATTCCACGCCCTCAACATGGAGTTTAATAAGAAAAGGCTGGAGGATGCTTTGAAGCTCACCCTCAGATTCTACCATATCGATAATGAGGACTTCCTAAGGAGTTTAATTGAGAAGCTCGAGTACGCAAAGGAAAATGCCCGCTACATCGGAAACTCCACCAACCACTTCATTCCAAAGAGCCTGCGTCCCAACTGGGAAGAGATGATAGGAAGCCTGAAGCTCAGAATTGAAGAACTGGGTCGGACGATTTCTTTGTAG
- a CDS encoding elongation factor 1-beta, translated as MSDFNLVGVIKVMPTDPDVNLDELEEKLKAVIPEKFGLAKVEREPIAFGLVALKFYVLGRDEEGYSYDAVADLFREVENVESAEVETVSRI; from the coding sequence ATGAGCGACTTCAACCTCGTTGGTGTTATTAAGGTCATGCCGACCGACCCGGATGTCAACCTCGACGAGCTCGAGGAGAAGCTGAAGGCCGTCATCCCCGAGAAGTTCGGCCTCGCCAAGGTCGAGCGCGAGCCGATTGCCTTCGGTCTCGTCGCCCTCAAGTTCTACGTCCTCGGAAGGGACGAGGAGGGCTACTCCTACGACGCCGTCGCCGACCTCTTCCGCGAGGTCGAGAACGTCGAGAGCGCGGAAGTTGAGACCGTCTCGAGGATCTGA
- a CDS encoding lipopolysaccharide biosynthesis protein, whose translation MGMVGRLFSSVLGHVKNPLYRNSLYISLSMMVTAAAGFVFWNVAARLYSPSDVGTASAVISAISLVFTISMLGLNFSMIRFYPRYGERVIGSALAATLAASLAVSTAYALLAGRMGSFEGVFSAEFFALFVLFSLAATAYNVLAIYAIARRKAEHSFVQSLLFSARFAFLFALVSLGTLGIVSSFGLGLLLGTVYGLASAGWVRPRLDTEFLRESLTFSIGNYVADLANVAPNYVMPTVVLTVLGSEEAAYFYIAFSVANLLMFVPNAVNTSFFVEGSHGLENVWGTLKRATLVSYAYLAAATGFVWFFGGLLLGLFGEEYVAGFGLLKLMMLGSFLVVPVNFSVTILNIRKRVREVALLNVLKAGLFLGLSYTLMGPMGIDGIGVAWIGAYGTVLAVIALTGTIRRAA comes from the coding sequence ATGGGGATGGTCGGCCGGCTGTTCAGTTCGGTTCTGGGGCACGTAAAAAACCCCCTGTACAGGAACTCCCTCTACATATCCCTGTCGATGATGGTCACCGCAGCCGCGGGATTCGTGTTCTGGAACGTTGCCGCGAGGCTCTATTCCCCGTCCGACGTTGGGACTGCCTCCGCCGTGATATCAGCGATAAGTCTGGTCTTCACAATATCGATGCTCGGCCTGAACTTCTCGATGATACGGTTCTACCCCCGCTACGGGGAGAGGGTCATAGGCAGCGCGCTGGCCGCGACCCTCGCCGCTTCCCTCGCAGTTTCCACCGCCTATGCACTGCTCGCGGGGAGGATGGGGTCGTTTGAGGGCGTTTTCTCGGCGGAGTTCTTCGCCCTCTTCGTGCTGTTCTCCCTGGCCGCCACAGCCTACAACGTGCTCGCGATTTACGCGATAGCCCGGAGGAAAGCGGAGCACAGCTTTGTCCAGAGCCTACTGTTCTCGGCCAGGTTCGCCTTCCTGTTCGCCCTCGTCTCCCTGGGCACCCTGGGTATAGTGTCCTCCTTCGGCCTGGGCCTGCTTCTGGGGACGGTTTACGGGCTGGCCTCCGCCGGGTGGGTGCGGCCAAGGCTGGATACGGAGTTTTTAAGGGAGTCCCTCACGTTCTCCATCGGCAACTACGTGGCCGACCTCGCCAACGTGGCGCCGAACTACGTGATGCCCACGGTTGTTCTGACGGTTCTCGGGAGCGAGGAGGCGGCGTACTTCTACATAGCCTTCTCCGTCGCGAACCTGCTCATGTTCGTCCCCAACGCGGTGAACACTTCCTTCTTCGTCGAGGGGAGCCATGGGCTTGAGAACGTATGGGGAACCCTCAAAAGGGCCACGCTTGTCAGCTACGCTTACCTTGCCGCCGCGACCGGCTTCGTGTGGTTTTTTGGTGGGCTTCTGCTCGGGCTGTTCGGGGAGGAGTACGTGGCAGGTTTTGGGCTTCTGAAGCTCATGATGCTGGGTTCCTTCCTGGTGGTCCCGGTGAACTTCTCGGTGACCATCCTCAACATCCGGAAGCGGGTGAGGGAGGTTGCCCTCCTCAACGTCCTCAAGGCCGGGCTCTTCCTGGGGCTCAGCTACACCCTCATGGGGCCGATGGGGATCGATGGGATAGGCGTGGCGTGGATCGGTGCGTACGGGACGGTGCTGGCGGTGATTGCGCTCACCGGGACCATAAGAAGGGCAGCTTGA